One genomic region from Sphingobacterium sp. UGAL515B_05 encodes:
- a CDS encoding LytTR family DNA-binding domain-containing protein yields the protein MIDYIIVDDEINNIEILKRYLDKFEGILHLVGTAINAEEATVLINDQKPELVFLDIQMPDKNGFDLLQALENRDFEVIFVTAYDKFGIQAIKFSALDYLLKPLNFVELETALDKAISKIKLKKYNLSLENLIQNLTNKQRKTHKIALPSGRETLYVSISNIIRCKADNNYTEIYLIDRRPIIISKTLKEYDDMLYAYGFIRTHQSHLINSEHILSINKAQSAYILMKDNSIVPIARQKKEYVFRTLSKSKTNYEN from the coding sequence ATGATTGACTATATAATTGTAGACGATGAGATCAACAACATCGAGATATTAAAAAGATACTTAGATAAATTTGAGGGTATTTTACATTTAGTAGGCACCGCAATAAACGCTGAAGAGGCAACTGTTTTGATTAATGATCAAAAACCTGAATTGGTTTTTCTTGATATCCAAATGCCAGATAAAAATGGCTTTGATTTATTACAAGCGCTAGAGAACAGAGATTTCGAAGTTATTTTCGTCACAGCTTATGACAAATTTGGTATTCAGGCAATTAAATTTTCAGCATTGGATTACCTCTTAAAGCCACTTAATTTTGTGGAGTTAGAAACTGCGTTAGATAAAGCCATATCGAAAATTAAATTAAAAAAATACAATTTAAGTCTAGAAAACCTGATTCAAAATCTTACGAACAAACAGCGAAAGACCCACAAAATAGCTCTGCCTTCAGGAAGAGAAACGCTATATGTTTCTATTTCGAATATCATCCGCTGTAAGGCAGACAATAATTACACAGAAATATATCTTATTGACCGTAGACCGATCATTATCAGTAAGACACTTAAAGAATATGATGATATGCTGTATGCATACGGTTTTATCCGTACACATCAAAGCCATCTTATAAATTCAGAACATATTTTATCGATCAACAAGGCGCAATCCGCCTATATTTTAATGAAAGATAATTCAATAGTGCCTATCGCAAGACAAAAGAAGGAATACGTATTTCGAACTTTAAGTAAATCAAAAACAAATTATGAAAATTAA
- a CDS encoding TlpA family protein disulfide reductase produces MKINLFYLLIFIIPLRTLGQTKSDDFPITAPNYSQYSLKRSYPQIKGRVVNWSANDLQEIKIKYSLVNIGNPMQSSYHIKLDQDGSFLITLPDKLPNRQIWFTFGDYVYTCLYSDEYLEITFDLDKLKKKLVYMTGDGLKFGGKDGDKNRIMNEYILFNKRYNENFSGKISSLATEDNDYIAKLDSIFAFQQQINKKFYTEFSNTYQTLIDGETKSSYYAKKLKYLFRNSIQVDTISELLTPVYSISNDSHEYFQFLNYYMQGVGFKKTKKKFSFINLALYYDEVLPSFYADLLKLQFEDRDIKEQCKLYKQLRPTLHTDWSKDYLDSQIKALARKIAQIDSISAASAILQPKNSTLGKLIIKTGSGSSLYIDQHKSGEDLLKTLKAVFAEKLVIIDLWATWCIPCIQAMPSSKKLHAESQVAELPIEFVYLCTSSGSNEQKWQNKVLELNQPGTHIFVDSKVVTEIMNIFDKGGFPSYILLTPRGQYDYKSISSIQGLSLDLLKQKLL; encoded by the coding sequence ATGAAAATTAATCTATTTTACCTACTCATCTTTATTATCCCTTTAAGAACCTTAGGGCAAACGAAATCGGATGATTTTCCAATAACGGCCCCTAATTATAGTCAATATTCTTTGAAAAGGTCATACCCTCAAATTAAGGGTCGCGTAGTCAATTGGTCCGCTAATGATCTACAGGAAATAAAGATAAAGTACAGTCTTGTAAATATCGGAAATCCAATGCAATCATCCTATCACATCAAGCTAGATCAAGATGGATCCTTTCTTATTACATTACCCGATAAACTTCCAAATCGTCAGATCTGGTTTACATTTGGTGATTATGTATATACCTGCCTCTATAGTGATGAATACCTTGAAATCACTTTTGATCTAGATAAATTAAAGAAGAAACTTGTTTATATGACAGGTGATGGGCTAAAATTCGGAGGAAAAGATGGTGATAAAAATCGGATTATGAATGAGTATATCCTGTTCAATAAAAGATATAATGAAAATTTTTCCGGTAAAATAAGTTCACTCGCTACTGAAGATAATGACTATATAGCAAAATTAGACAGCATTTTTGCCTTTCAACAACAGATCAATAAGAAATTTTATACTGAATTTAGCAACACTTATCAAACATTGATTGATGGGGAAACAAAATCAAGCTACTACGCAAAGAAGCTTAAATATTTATTTCGGAATTCAATACAAGTAGATACAATCAGTGAATTGCTCACTCCTGTCTATTCCATATCAAATGATTCGCATGAATACTTCCAGTTTCTGAATTATTACATGCAAGGTGTAGGCTTTAAGAAAACAAAGAAAAAATTTAGTTTCATAAATCTAGCGTTATATTACGACGAAGTGCTGCCCTCCTTTTATGCAGATCTGCTAAAGTTACAATTTGAAGATAGAGATATCAAAGAACAATGTAAGCTCTATAAACAATTAAGACCGACGCTACATACTGATTGGAGCAAAGATTATTTAGATTCACAAATTAAGGCATTAGCAAGAAAAATCGCTCAAATTGATTCTATCAGTGCTGCATCTGCAATTCTTCAACCTAAGAATTCTACTTTGGGAAAATTAATTATAAAGACGGGCTCTGGCAGCAGTCTTTATATTGATCAACATAAGTCTGGAGAGGACCTTCTTAAGACATTAAAGGCTGTCTTCGCAGAAAAATTGGTTATTATTGATCTATGGGCGACTTGGTGTATTCCATGCATTCAAGCTATGCCCTCTAGTAAAAAATTACATGCTGAATCACAAGTCGCCGAATTACCAATTGAATTTGTATATCTATGTACCTCCTCGGGATCAAATGAACAAAAATGGCAAAATAAAGTATTGGAATTAAATCAGCCGGGCACACATATTTTTGTTGATTCAAAAGTTGTGACTGAGATCATGAATATCTTCGACAAAGGAGGGTTCCCCTCATATATCCTACTTACCCCTAGAGGTCAATATGACTACAAGTCGATTTCGAGCATACAGGGATTGAGTTTGGATCTGCTAAAGCAAAAGCTCTTATAG
- the purD gene encoding phosphoribosylamine--glycine ligase — MNILIIGSGGRESAFAYKLSKSPRLDQLFIAPGNAGTGAYGQNVNIKVTDFAAIATFVLENNVQMVLVGPEEPLVKGIHDYFLNREDLKHIPVIGPQQEGAQLEGSKDFSKQFMDRHGVPTAASRSFDATSLEEGLAYLETQKLPIVLKADGLAAGKGVLICETLEDAKAELKAMIADSKFGEASRVVVVEEFLKGIELSVFVLTDGNSYKVLPSAKDYKRIGEGDTGLNTGGMGSISPVPFADETFLNKVEERIIRPTVEGLKKDGIPYKGFIFIGLMNVEGEPYVIEYNVRMGDPETESVLPRIESDLLDLLEGVAQGNLDQRSYTVSPKTAVTVMLVAGGYPGDYESGKEIANIENVKESIVFQAGTKEVDGKIVTAGGRVIAVTTLQDTLFEALQQATADAGRIYFEGKYFRRDIGFDLI; from the coding sequence ATGAATATCCTAATAATCGGTTCAGGAGGTCGTGAATCAGCCTTCGCCTATAAATTGTCGAAAAGTCCACGTTTAGATCAGTTGTTTATTGCTCCAGGAAATGCTGGAACAGGTGCGTATGGTCAGAATGTAAATATTAAAGTTACCGACTTTGCCGCTATTGCAACCTTCGTTTTGGAGAATAACGTGCAAATGGTGCTCGTTGGTCCAGAAGAGCCTTTGGTAAAAGGTATTCATGATTACTTTTTAAATCGGGAAGATTTAAAGCATATCCCCGTAATAGGGCCACAACAGGAGGGCGCTCAATTGGAGGGTTCGAAAGATTTTTCAAAGCAATTTATGGATCGCCATGGCGTACCTACAGCCGCTTCAAGGTCGTTTGATGCGACATCATTGGAAGAGGGATTGGCTTACCTTGAAACGCAAAAATTGCCGATTGTGCTTAAAGCTGATGGCTTAGCAGCAGGTAAAGGAGTGTTGATCTGCGAGACGCTGGAAGATGCTAAAGCTGAGCTAAAAGCGATGATTGCAGATTCAAAGTTTGGAGAAGCTAGCCGGGTTGTGGTTGTTGAAGAATTTTTAAAAGGAATTGAATTGTCTGTTTTTGTTTTGACAGATGGTAATTCATATAAAGTGCTTCCTTCTGCAAAAGATTATAAACGTATTGGGGAAGGTGATACAGGCCTAAACACGGGTGGTATGGGATCTATATCTCCGGTTCCATTTGCCGATGAGACATTTTTAAATAAAGTAGAAGAGCGTATTATCAGACCAACAGTTGAAGGACTTAAAAAAGATGGTATTCCGTATAAAGGATTTATTTTTATCGGTTTGATGAATGTGGAAGGGGAACCTTATGTCATCGAGTATAATGTTCGTATGGGGGATCCGGAGACTGAATCCGTATTGCCACGTATTGAATCGGATCTGTTGGATTTACTGGAAGGTGTTGCACAAGGCAATTTGGATCAACGTTCTTATACAGTATCTCCTAAAACAGCCGTGACGGTGATGTTGGTTGCTGGAGGTTATCCCGGAGATTACGAGTCGGGAAAAGAGATCGCCAATATTGAAAATGTTAAAGAATCCATCGTATTTCAAGCAGGTACGAAGGAGGTGGATGGTAAGATTGTTACTGCAGGCGGACGTGTAATTGCTGTTACCACATTGCAAGATACGCTGTTTGAAGCCCTTCAACAGGCCACAGCAGATGCTGGGAGGATCTATTTTGAAGGAAAATACTTCAGAAGAGATATCGGTTTTGACCTTATTTAA
- a CDS encoding carboxypeptidase-like regulatory domain-containing protein codes for MYPKLLLLVNCLLFALLASAQIDQTLQKLDTYHSQHIKEKIYLHLDKNDYSAGETIWFKLYCSTAPFNYLSNMSKIANVELISPTNKIIKSIKIPITLGLSIGDFNLPDTLEEGSYRVRSFTRWMQNDSIANFYERVIPITNGRSDNIITKSELVKNGTENMFQINLKTIQGAPLINNSINYTLQPNNNKEKSGRLKSNDNGTIALELKDDFKGGTLSLQFLSLDKRRILKSFVIPDPKSQNSIQIFPESGELISNILCKTGFKILTPAGLGKKAKIIVVEENQTTIADFETNSLGMGSIPLVLQAGKKYVATALFEDGSSTSTALPPVLNSGYVLTVNSGLKDKIAAQLSATADLVNGKDIYLVAQYNGLVFHAAKQKLNGTDILFNIPKKNLPSGVLQLSILTDQMVPIAERLVFNYNTTSTLLPVSVALNKSSFTTRDKVMADLSVKYDDSDTSRFAALSASVVNLSKVDSTTDRYYSSIVSELLLKSDLRGFIERPNYYFEDLTNIKLTELDNLMLIQGWRKLDWKNYAITSTTSLLPEKGLTIAGTIKKTARKAVVPNAKVTLIPTSNMLLSVDTLTDNNGRFSFDELLFADSVKFIVTGDGPKEKKRVDIVIDNALTPPPNPSKDQPLLVNDINTTLLTQLKNSQKFLGELEAAGIIQKSIRLEEVQVNRVRTNKADKNSRNLNGPGNADQVISAEDLSTCTTLEQCLAGRLVGVMFRNGVPYSTRSMGLNGGSPMQIVLDGMYIEADQISMINVADISSIEVLRSASNTAIYGMYGGNGVIVITSKSGDAISSSYTPTGILTITPKGLYVPRTFFKPQYDATVQHKLTHDLRTTIAWEPNLITQKEGKTHFEFFTSDEPGTYKLTVEGISMDGKIAHLEYLIEVKSQ; via the coding sequence ATGTACCCTAAATTACTGCTTTTAGTAAACTGCCTCCTATTCGCTTTGTTGGCGTCGGCCCAGATCGATCAGACGTTGCAGAAACTGGATACTTACCATAGCCAGCACATTAAGGAAAAAATCTATCTCCATTTGGACAAAAATGATTATTCGGCTGGAGAAACCATCTGGTTTAAATTATACTGCAGCACCGCCCCTTTTAATTATTTGAGCAACATGAGTAAAATTGCGAATGTCGAATTGATTTCTCCAACCAATAAGATCATTAAAAGTATCAAAATTCCAATTACACTCGGTCTAAGTATTGGCGACTTCAATCTGCCGGACACCTTGGAAGAAGGCTCCTATCGCGTTAGATCATTTACCAGGTGGATGCAAAATGACTCTATAGCGAATTTTTATGAACGCGTTATTCCGATCACGAATGGCCGATCCGATAATATCATAACCAAAAGTGAACTGGTCAAAAACGGAACAGAAAACATGTTCCAGATTAATCTCAAAACCATTCAGGGAGCCCCGCTAATTAATAACAGCATCAATTATACCCTACAACCAAACAATAATAAAGAAAAATCCGGCCGATTAAAATCAAACGATAATGGAACAATAGCTTTGGAATTGAAAGATGACTTTAAAGGTGGAACACTGTCTTTACAATTTCTTTCTTTGGATAAAAGACGTATCCTAAAAAGTTTTGTTATCCCCGATCCAAAAAGCCAAAATAGCATTCAAATTTTCCCCGAAAGTGGCGAACTGATCAGCAACATATTATGCAAAACAGGTTTCAAAATCCTTACTCCTGCTGGATTGGGGAAAAAAGCCAAAATAATCGTGGTGGAAGAAAATCAAACGACTATTGCAGACTTTGAAACAAATTCACTGGGGATGGGAAGTATCCCGCTCGTCCTACAGGCAGGAAAAAAATACGTCGCTACAGCCCTTTTCGAAGACGGGTCTTCCACGAGCACAGCCTTACCGCCAGTGCTGAATTCCGGATATGTTCTTACGGTAAATTCCGGACTAAAGGATAAGATTGCAGCACAACTATCCGCGACAGCGGATCTGGTCAACGGCAAAGATATATATCTGGTAGCTCAATATAACGGCCTTGTATTCCATGCCGCAAAGCAGAAATTGAATGGCACAGACATCTTATTCAATATCCCCAAAAAAAACCTACCTTCTGGAGTTTTACAATTATCCATCTTAACAGATCAAATGGTTCCTATTGCGGAAAGATTGGTGTTTAACTACAATACGACATCGACCTTACTTCCTGTTTCCGTAGCACTCAACAAATCCAGCTTCACAACACGCGATAAAGTGATGGCAGATCTTTCCGTCAAATATGACGATAGTGACACGTCAAGATTTGCAGCCCTCTCGGCCTCTGTGGTAAACCTCAGCAAGGTTGATTCCACGACAGATCGTTATTATTCATCTATTGTCTCGGAGCTGCTATTGAAATCTGATCTTCGTGGCTTTATTGAACGGCCCAACTATTACTTTGAGGATTTAACGAACATTAAACTGACAGAACTGGACAATCTTATGTTGATCCAAGGTTGGCGCAAGTTGGACTGGAAGAATTACGCAATTACATCAACCACTTCGTTGCTTCCTGAAAAAGGACTTACCATAGCTGGGACAATCAAGAAAACGGCCCGAAAGGCTGTGGTGCCAAATGCCAAAGTAACGCTGATACCGACGAGCAATATGTTGCTGAGTGTGGATACACTGACAGACAATAATGGCCGATTTTCATTTGACGAACTTTTATTTGCAGATAGTGTCAAGTTTATTGTGACAGGTGATGGCCCCAAAGAGAAAAAAAGAGTTGATATCGTTATCGACAACGCACTCACTCCTCCTCCAAATCCGAGTAAAGATCAACCCTTGCTGGTTAACGACATCAATACCACGCTACTAACACAACTGAAAAATAGCCAAAAATTCCTTGGCGAATTGGAAGCTGCGGGCATAATCCAGAAGAGCATTCGATTGGAAGAGGTACAGGTCAATAGGGTACGAACAAATAAGGCAGACAAGAACTCCAGAAACCTCAACGGCCCAGGAAATGCCGATCAGGTGATTTCGGCCGAGGACCTTTCCACTTGTACGACACTGGAGCAGTGTCTTGCGGGTAGATTAGTTGGTGTCATGTTTCGAAATGGTGTCCCTTACAGCACAAGATCCATGGGGTTAAACGGCGGAAGTCCCATGCAAATTGTTCTTGATGGGATGTATATTGAAGCAGATCAAATAAGCATGATCAATGTAGCGGATATTTCTAGTATCGAGGTTCTTCGTAGTGCAAGCAATACGGCCATATATGGTATGTATGGGGGCAACGGTGTTATCGTGATTACCAGTAAATCGGGAGATGCCATCTCCTCATCTTATACCCCTACAGGAATACTAACGATCACGCCAAAAGGATTATATGTACCTCGAACCTTTTTCAAACCTCAATATGATGCCACAGTCCAACATAAGCTTACACACGATCTACGGACAACAATTGCATGGGAACCAAATCTGATCACGCAGAAAGAAGGAAAAACACATTTCGAATTCTTTACTTCTGACGAACCTGGGACCTACAAACTAACCGTTGAGGGAATAAGCATGGATGGAAAAATTGCTCATCTGGAGTATTTAATAGAGGTAAAATCACAATAG
- a CDS encoding enoyl-CoA hydratase/isomerase family protein, with amino-acid sequence MEHIKTKIEDHILSIFLDRGKSNAIDTQLLKELIDTLESSQQNEAIYGAILIGKENFFSAGLDLITLFQYDEDQIREFWNLFLEATSLLAAFPKPIVAAISGHSPAGGCVLALCCDYRIMAEGNFVIGLNEIPVGLIVPESIFQLYAFWIGKRNAYQNLLEGKLLSPVEAKTQGLIDDIVPANILFNTATKKIKQITQFNQKTWQTSKLNFRKEIILKLRENREETIQRILEQWWLPSTRSILKSIIENLTSKK; translated from the coding sequence ATGGAACATATTAAAACCAAAATAGAAGATCATATTTTAAGTATTTTCCTCGACAGGGGGAAGTCAAATGCCATCGACACTCAGTTATTGAAGGAACTGATAGACACCCTGGAATCTTCCCAGCAAAATGAAGCTATTTACGGTGCAATATTGATTGGCAAAGAAAACTTCTTTAGCGCAGGGCTCGATCTAATTACCTTATTCCAATACGATGAAGATCAAATTCGGGAATTCTGGAATTTATTCCTGGAAGCGACATCATTACTCGCGGCTTTTCCAAAACCAATAGTCGCCGCAATATCTGGTCATAGCCCAGCTGGAGGCTGCGTACTAGCGCTCTGCTGCGATTATCGCATTATGGCCGAAGGGAATTTTGTGATCGGTCTTAACGAGATTCCAGTCGGACTCATCGTCCCTGAAAGTATATTTCAGCTTTATGCATTTTGGATCGGAAAACGGAATGCTTATCAGAATTTGCTCGAAGGTAAATTGCTTTCTCCTGTAGAAGCAAAAACACAGGGTCTTATCGATGACATTGTTCCCGCCAATATACTCTTCAATACCGCAACAAAAAAAATAAAACAGATCACGCAGTTCAACCAAAAGACCTGGCAGACATCCAAATTGAACTTCCGAAAGGAAATAATCCTTAAATTGCGCGAGAATAGGGAAGAGACAATCCAGCGCATCCTCGAACAATGGTGGCTTCCGTCAACACGCTCTATTTTAAAGTCAATCATTGAAAACTTGACTTCAAAGAAGTAA
- a CDS encoding phospho-sugar mutase: MKNLDKDIQKKIEDWLTPSYDEGTRKAVQDLIDNNEETELTDSFYKDLEFGTGGLRGIMGVGSNRMNKYTIGKATQGLANYLKKQFPDQEIKVAVSYDSRNNSQAFGQLVANVFAANGIKVHLFTALRPTPMLSFAIRHFGCQSGVMLTASHNPKEYNGYKAYWNDGCQLTAPHDKNVIDEVNAISSVSAIKFDGNTQNIIPVGEEIDQLYINANKTLSIHPEAVRAQKNLKIVFSPIHGTGITIVPKMLAAWGFENVSVVAEQATPDGNFPTVIYPNPEEEDAMALAKKKGEEIDADLVLATDPDADRVGIAVKNNKGQFQLLNGNQIGSLLIYYVLSAKSELKQLGSNPYIVKTIVTSNLQADIADRYGVTHYETLTGFKYIGELITSLGDSAQYLAGGEESYGYLVGDLVRDKDAPNACAFLAEMTAYFKTKGKTVYEVLLDIYKEFGCYQEKLISLTKKGKAGAEEIQAMMNGLRHNLPTTLGGIKVREIRDYQLSQTTDMSTGEQRAIALPKSDVLQFITVDGDVISARPSGTEPKIKFYCSVKESLKDTADYVGVQAILEEKVGRMMKDIVN; encoded by the coding sequence ATGAAAAATTTAGATAAAGACATACAAAAGAAAATCGAAGATTGGTTAACCCCAAGTTATGATGAAGGAACTCGAAAGGCAGTTCAGGATTTAATCGACAATAATGAAGAGACAGAACTTACAGATTCTTTTTACAAGGATCTCGAGTTCGGAACTGGAGGCCTAAGGGGTATTATGGGCGTAGGCTCCAATCGGATGAATAAGTATACGATCGGCAAAGCCACGCAAGGATTAGCCAACTATCTAAAGAAACAGTTCCCAGATCAGGAGATTAAAGTAGCGGTATCTTATGATAGCCGCAACAATTCGCAGGCATTTGGCCAGCTGGTTGCCAACGTGTTTGCCGCCAACGGGATCAAGGTACATCTGTTCACCGCATTGCGCCCGACCCCAATGCTGTCGTTTGCCATCCGCCATTTCGGCTGTCAGAGCGGTGTTATGCTAACGGCTTCACACAACCCAAAGGAATACAATGGTTATAAGGCTTACTGGAACGATGGCTGCCAGCTGACTGCACCTCATGATAAAAATGTAATCGACGAAGTAAATGCAATCAGCTCAGTTAGCGCTATTAAATTTGACGGGAATACGCAAAATATCATTCCTGTCGGGGAAGAAATCGATCAGCTCTATATCAATGCCAATAAGACATTAAGTATTCATCCGGAAGCGGTAAGGGCTCAAAAAAACTTGAAAATTGTTTTTTCACCAATACATGGTACCGGAATTACCATTGTTCCTAAAATGCTAGCAGCATGGGGATTTGAAAATGTATCAGTCGTTGCTGAACAGGCCACGCCTGATGGCAACTTTCCAACGGTAATCTATCCAAACCCCGAAGAGGAAGATGCAATGGCTTTAGCAAAGAAAAAAGGGGAAGAAATTGATGCTGACCTTGTATTGGCGACAGACCCCGATGCCGATCGTGTAGGAATCGCCGTAAAAAATAATAAGGGACAGTTTCAACTACTCAATGGTAATCAGATCGGCAGTTTATTGATATACTATGTCCTCAGTGCAAAAAGTGAACTAAAACAACTCGGATCGAATCCATATATTGTAAAAACTATCGTAACCAGTAATTTACAAGCCGATATCGCAGATCGCTATGGTGTAACGCATTATGAAACACTTACAGGCTTCAAATATATTGGTGAATTGATTACTAGTTTAGGCGATTCAGCGCAATATCTGGCCGGCGGCGAAGAAAGTTATGGCTATCTTGTTGGTGATCTTGTGCGGGATAAGGACGCTCCAAACGCTTGTGCTTTCCTTGCCGAAATGACCGCCTATTTCAAAACAAAAGGAAAAACTGTTTACGAGGTTCTATTAGATATCTACAAAGAATTTGGCTGCTATCAAGAAAAGCTCATTTCCCTAACCAAAAAAGGAAAGGCTGGTGCCGAAGAAATTCAGGCCATGATGAATGGCTTACGTCATAATCTACCAACCACACTCGGTGGAATTAAAGTCAGAGAAATCAGGGATTATCAGCTTTCCCAAACCACAGATATGAGTACAGGAGAGCAAAGAGCGATTGCATTGCCTAAATCTGATGTTTTACAATTTATTACCGTAGATGGGGACGTGATTTCTGCCAGACCATCGGGAACGGAACCCAAGATTAAATTCTACTGTTCTGTAAAAGAAAGCTTAAAAGACACCGCTGATTATGTCGGTGTACAGGCTATTTTGGAAGAGAAAGTAGGCCGTATGATGAAAGATATTGTAAACTAA
- a CDS encoding NUDIX hydrolase, whose product MEKWKRLSSEYICKEPWATLRRDTCELPDGRINDHYYVLEYPDWVNMVGITEQNELLVIKQYRHGAGIISLEIPAGTTEPGEDPKHAAVREMLEETGYQFDQIEEIATLYANPATSGNITYTYLMTGGKKVQEQALDEHEEIDVYRIPLEEAKSMLLDNKFSQALHASALFYAFNKLGLL is encoded by the coding sequence ATGGAAAAGTGGAAACGATTATCCTCTGAATATATCTGTAAAGAGCCTTGGGCTACCCTGCGTAGAGACACTTGTGAGCTTCCAGATGGACGCATCAATGACCATTATTACGTACTGGAGTATCCAGATTGGGTAAATATGGTTGGAATTACTGAACAGAACGAACTGCTGGTCATTAAGCAATACCGCCATGGAGCAGGCATTATTTCATTGGAGATTCCCGCAGGGACAACGGAACCAGGAGAAGATCCCAAACATGCTGCTGTGCGTGAAATGCTTGAAGAAACAGGCTATCAATTTGATCAGATTGAAGAAATCGCCACGCTTTATGCCAACCCGGCGACAAGTGGCAATATTACCTATACCTATCTGATGACGGGGGGTAAAAAAGTTCAGGAACAGGCTTTAGATGAACATGAAGAAATCGATGTTTATCGTATACCGCTTGAAGAAGCAAAAAGCATGTTGCTGGACAACAAATTCAGTCAGGCACTACATGCCAGTGCGCTATTCTATGCTTTCAACAAATTAGGCTTGTTATAA
- a CDS encoding nicotinamide mononucleotide adenylyltransferase yields the protein MAREIFETKRKALKINLNPEIYGTFAEIGAGQEVARNFFNAGAASGTIAKTMSAYDMAFSDAIYGEEADGRYVSRTRLKKMLSHEFDLLTQRLHGDKYCNKKFFAFADTVTTLNFTKTNEPHGWIGLRFQHEVGGPTNDIIVHVRLLDSDNQLQQKVLGIIGVNLLFAAYYYTDNVQTMIESLVDNLSVGSVEIDLVKLNGPLFENVNQRLINLYLIAKGFAKAAIFQPDGKAVQIKDYLYKKNIILLRTKYRQKSLPNFDLFNLAVEQFKKNTGATDADTIVLIEVLMGNVLEDTHEITGEDLQEFASRADELCATGNNIIVSNFRRNNHLAEFISNFKPKNIGIATNVYNLKNIFNSDNYNKELYTNELLSYISGMFNKNVKLYAYPYLLKKENKIITTHNMPVSEEAKPLFEFLIKNGYIIDIENYDEKFVKTV from the coding sequence ATGGCAAGAGAAATTTTTGAAACCAAGCGAAAGGCCCTGAAAATAAATCTAAACCCAGAGATTTATGGAACCTTTGCAGAGATCGGTGCTGGACAGGAAGTCGCACGTAACTTTTTCAACGCAGGTGCAGCATCAGGCACAATTGCTAAAACAATGTCAGCTTACGACATGGCTTTCAGTGATGCAATTTATGGTGAAGAAGCTGATGGTCGTTATGTCAGCAGAACACGTTTAAAGAAAATGCTCTCCCATGAATTCGATCTTCTTACCCAACGACTTCATGGCGATAAATACTGCAACAAAAAATTCTTCGCCTTTGCAGATACCGTAACAACCCTCAATTTCACCAAGACAAATGAACCGCACGGCTGGATCGGACTTCGCTTCCAACATGAAGTTGGAGGCCCTACAAATGATATCATTGTCCATGTAAGACTGCTAGACAGCGACAACCAATTGCAACAAAAGGTTTTAGGTATAATTGGTGTAAATCTATTATTTGCGGCTTATTATTATACAGACAATGTGCAGACCATGATCGAATCATTGGTCGATAACCTTTCTGTTGGTTCCGTTGAGATTGACCTGGTTAAACTAAACGGGCCTCTATTTGAAAACGTCAACCAACGCCTCATCAACTTATACCTGATTGCAAAAGGATTTGCTAAAGCCGCAATATTCCAGCCTGATGGTAAAGCGGTACAAATCAAAGATTATCTGTACAAAAAGAACATTATTTTACTTCGCACCAAATACCGTCAAAAATCCCTTCCAAACTTTGACCTCTTCAATCTTGCCGTTGAACAGTTCAAAAAAAATACAGGTGCAACTGACGCAGACACCATTGTATTAATTGAAGTCCTGATGGGAAATGTGTTGGAAGATACGCATGAAATTACAGGTGAAGACCTGCAAGAATTTGCTTCAAGAGCTGACGAGCTATGTGCAACAGGCAATAATATTATCGTCAGCAACTTTAGAAGAAATAATCATTTAGCAGAGTTTATTAGCAACTTTAAGCCTAAGAACATTGGTATTGCAACCAACGTTTACAATTTAAAGAACATTTTCAATTCAGATAATTATAATAAAGAGTTATACACCAATGAACTTCTTTCCTATATTTCGGGGATGTTCAATAAAAATGTGAAACTCTACGCATATCCTTATCTCTTGAAAAAAGAAAATAAGATTATTACAACGCACAATATGCCGGTTTCTGAAGAAGCCAAACCTTTATTTGAATTCTTAATTAAAAACGGCTATATCATAGATATTGAAAATTACGACGAAAAATTTGTAAAAACCGTATAA